A window of Variovorax paradoxus EPS genomic DNA:
CCGCGAGAAGGTGCAGCCAGGCATCGACGCTGCAGCGCGCGCCGCCAACCGCCACCTGCTCGACGACGGCACGCTCTACGTCGCGCGCTACGACGCCGGCGGACGCGGCCGGTGGCTCGAACTCACGCACGGCCGCAACGGCGTCGATGCGGCCAGTGGTTTTGCCGACCAGGCCGAGGTGCTGATCCACGCGCGCCTGGCAGGCGACATTGTCGGCGGCACGAAGATGGACCGCCCCGAGTGGATCGCCGTGCATCCGCACAGCGGCGAGGTGTACGTCACCCTCACCAACAACAGCCAGCGCGGCGACGCCGGCAAGCCCGCGCCCGATGCCGCCAACCCGCGTGCCAACAATCTTTTCGGCGGCATCCTGCGCTGGCGCGAGGACGGCGGCGATGCGGCGAGCACCGGCTTCGCCTGGGACCACTTCGCGCTCGCCGGCGACCCTGCAGAGGCGGGCGGCGGTGCGCGGTATCCCTCGACCGATGCCGACATGTTCGGCAGCCCCGATGGCCTGCACTTCGACAGCGGCGGCCTGCTCTGGATCCAGACCGACATGAGCGGCCAGGTGATCGGCAAGCCTGCGTACGCCTCGCTCGGCAACAACCAGATGCTGTGCGCCGACCCGGCCACCGGCCGGATCAAGCGATTCCTGACCGGACCGAACGGCAGCGAGATCACCGGCTGCGTGGTCACATCCGACCGCCGCACGCTGTTCGTGAACATCCAGCATCCGGGCGAGGCGCGCGACGATGGCAGCACCACTCACAACAGCGCATGGCCCGACGGCACCGCGCCGGGCAGCGCGCGGCCGCGTTCGGCAACCCTGGCGATCCGGCGACGCGACGGCGGCATCGTCGGCACCTGAAGAGCAGGCAGAAGGAGACCCCACCCATGAGCATCCGCATCGTTCGACTAGGTACGCCTCGGGCACCCGGCGAGGGCCTGCGTATCGGCACCGTGCGCCGTCCGCCGCGCGGCGTTCCGAAGACCGAGTTCGCTTCGCAGGATTGGTACGACGTCTGGTACCCCAACCTCGCGCCGTCCGCCGAGACGATGAAGCTGGGCCAAGAGGCGCAGGCGACGCAGGAGCCCGCGCAATGGAACGCCTTCGCGCGCAAGTACAAGTCCGAGATGGCCGAAGCCGACGCGAGCCGCAGCCTCGACCTGCTCGCCGCGCTGTCGCACAGCACCGCACTGGCGGTCGGCTGCTATTGCGAGGACGAATCGCGCTGCCACCGCTCGCTGCTGCGCGGGTTGCTGGCCGAGCGCGGCGCGGACATCGAGGGCTGAATCACACCTGGGGCAAGGCCTGGAACGCGGGCAGGCTTTCCGCGCGTGCGGCATATGCCGTCAGCAACGGGAAATTGGCCGGCGCAATCGCTTCAGGCGTCATCAACTGCGTGAAAGACCAGGCCACGGCGGCTGAAACGCCGGCCTGCGTCATCGTCGATTCATCGGCCGGCAGCGGCATCGCAGCGACTTCTTTCTCAAGCGCCGCGTACGCCGCGACGAGCTGCCCCTGCACCCGGTCGAGCCATGGCCGATGCAGCTTCTCGGCGG
This region includes:
- a CDS encoding DUF488 domain-containing protein — translated: MSIRIVRLGTPRAPGEGLRIGTVRRPPRGVPKTEFASQDWYDVWYPNLAPSAETMKLGQEAQATQEPAQWNAFARKYKSEMAEADASRSLDLLAALSHSTALAVGCYCEDESRCHRSLLRGLLAERGADIEG